The sequence tttttttccatttattactgGTTGTAAAAATTTGAAATAGTCACAAGTAGAAAGAAAAGCCTTGAATTGCCATCTTTGATGACTTTTGAGACTGCTAGATTGATTACACCTGAGTTTAGAACATTTTACGTTAGGGTAAACGTCTTTTACTGGGGGTGGAGCGGTGATGCTGACCACAAGGCAGTAAATTGATGTACAACATTTTATAAACGTAAATACAGCAGTAGGATATCATTATCTAAACCcacttatatacatgcatattttctATACTCCACACATTTTTGTTTTTggataatgaatatatttaattacAAACTATGGCCATCCGAAAGTGTTATATGCAACGCCTAATATGtaattttttcatatcaaaattttttttttttgctaatactaatttttatcaaatttcatcCTGCtggtttttttctgttttgttgcaGATGGGATACTGGGAGGATCCTACTAACATGGCCAGTAGCGGTATGCCCTCAACAAACCCATACGGGAACTACACCGTAGTTGACACGGTGCCCCAtgacctcctttatatggttgataCCCACTGGTACCAGTTTCCTCCTATGAACCCTCTTTGGTATAATCTGATCGCATTTTGGATGGTCGTCATGGGCTCCCTTGCCATTGGTGGTAACTTCGTTGTCATCTGGGTCTTCATGAACACCAAGTCTCTCCGAACTCCTGCTAATATGTACGTCGTGAATTTGGCTTTTTCCGACTTTGGAATGATGTTTTGCATGTGCCCACCAATTCTAGTCAACTGCTATTACCAGACGTGGGCTTTCAGCGATATCGCTTGCCACATATATGGAATGTTGGGTTCTGTGTTCGGAACTGCATCTATTTGGTCGATGGTTTTTATCACTTTGGATCGTTACAATGTCATCGTGAAGGGTCTTTCAGGACAGCCATTGACTGCTAATGGTGCTTTACTACGAATTTTCATTGTATGGGCACAAACACTATTTTGGGGTGTTCTTCCTCTCTTTGGCTTTTGCAGGTATGTTCCTGAAGGCAACATGACCGCCTGCGGTACTGATTACCTCTCTGAAGATATTTATAGTCAAGTATACCTGTATCTTTATGCCGCAGATTGCTACATCCTTCCTCTATTCTTCATTATCTTTTGCTATACATTCATCATGAAAGCTGTTTTCAACCATGAAAAACAAATGCGGGAACAAGCTAAAAAAATGGGTGTAAAGTCCCTGAGAAGTGACCCAGAAGCTAAAAAGACTTCAAATGAATGCCGTCTTGCGAAGGTTGCCCTAACGACTGTGTCCCTATGGTTTATTGCGTGGACTCCTTACTTTGTCATCAATATGGCAGGTCTTCTGTACAAGCCTATGGTCACTCCTCTGTTTTCCATTTGGGGTTCAGTGTTTGCTAAGGCCAATGCAGTGTACAACCCTATTGTTTATGCTATCAGTCATCCCAAATACAGAGCCGCTATGGAAAAGAAGATTCCATGCCTCTCATGCGCTACTGAAAGAGATGATGATGCCAGCAACGCCTCTGATGCCACGACAGTTGCATCTACCAATGAAAAGGAATAGAAATCTCCAGGAAACACACCATTCAGAAGCATTGAACTGTTTTATAATGATATAACGACGAAGAAGAAATCATTGTCCCATATCCGAAGCCAAAACGATGGCAACGATCAATTTAGATATccagattttattatttttcttttcatgtatACCTTAGTAAATCCTTTGCATTAAGAAAGAATCAAAACATCTGTTTGATTTTCCTTATCTGACTTTCATGTACAC comes from Palaemon carinicauda isolate YSFRI2023 chromosome 3, ASM3689809v2, whole genome shotgun sequence and encodes:
- the LOC137638452 gene encoding rhodopsin-like, which translates into the protein MGYWEDPTNMASSGMPSTNPYGNYTVVDTVPHDLLYMVDTHWYQFPPMNPLWYNLIAFWMVVMGSLAIGGNFVVIWVFMNTKSLRTPANMYVVNLAFSDFGMMFCMCPPILVNCYYQTWAFSDIACHIYGMLGSVFGTASIWSMVFITLDRYNVIVKGLSGQPLTANGALLRIFIVWAQTLFWGVLPLFGFCRYVPEGNMTACGTDYLSEDIYSQVYLYLYAADCYILPLFFIIFCYTFIMKAVFNHEKQMREQAKKMGVKSLRSDPEAKKTSNECRLAKVALTTVSLWFIAWTPYFVINMAGLLYKPMVTPLFSIWGSVFAKANAVYNPIVYAISHPKYRAAMEKKIPCLSCATERDDDASNASDATTVASTNEKE